In the genome of Flavobacteriaceae bacterium YJPT1-3, the window GTACCGGATGGTTGGAGATCATGGGCTGTGGCATGGTTGACCCCAATGTACTCGAAAATTGCGGTATCGACAGCAAGGAATACAGTGGATTTGCCTTCGGGATGGGTATCGATAGAATTGCTCTACTGCTTCATCAAATTCCGGATATTCGTATGCTAAGCGAAAATGATATCCGCTTCTTAAAGCAATTTAAGAGCACCATATAATTCATGCGCAAAGACATTTCCATCCCGCAGGTCAAGAACGTCTATATGGCTGCCTTGTACCAGTATAATGAAGCTCATCGCACTCACGATTGGAACATCATCATGATCAATTCCGGAGCAGAACCTTTAGAACAAGTTCTGATCGTCTCTCGCGGCCAGCACCAGGAGCAACGCACTTCTATCCTACGCCATCAAATTAAGCTTTTACCTGCCCATGCTTTCGCGAAAGCGGAATTCCTTATCGAAGCGGTGTTGGCTTTGGACAATGAATTTTTAGCCACCTGGTTTATCGGTAACACCTTGTATGAGAAAACGTTTCGATTTCCGGCAGGCACCATAAAAAAAGAAAACTTGAAGCCCTTGGCTGTGCTAGATCAGCAGGGAATTCTGGCCGACTAAAACGCCGGACTAATCCAATTTATCGGTCAGTTTTTTAAATACCTGTTTGGGGTCTTTGTTTTCGTAGAGGATGCGATTTACCGCATTGATGATGGGAGTTTTAGCACCTAGCTCCTGGTTGAGCTGATAGGCACTTCTAGTGGCATAGTAGCCCTCAGCCACCATATTCATTTCCAATTGAGCACTTTTGACCGTATATCCCTTCCCGATCATATTCCCAAAAAATCGGTTTCTGCTAAATACAGAGTATCCGGTGACCAGGAGATCTCCCAAATAAGCCGAATCGTTAATATCGCGCTTCATTTTATGCACCTTTTTTATGAATTTGCGCATTTCACGTATGGCATTGCTCATAAGGACACTTTGAAAATTATCACCATAACCCAATCCGTGGGCGATACCAGCCGCAATCGCGTAGATATTTTTAAGCATGGCGGCGTATTCCGTACCGATGGTGTCGTCACTCAGAGTGGTTTTGATATAGTCACTGGAAAGATGATCTGCCACAAGACGGGCTTTTGCTTCATCCGCACAGGCAATGGTCAGGTATGACAAACGCTCCAGGGCCACTTCTTCAGCATGACAAGGCCCGGTGATTACTCCTATGTCTTCAAAAGGGATGTTGTACACCTCATGAAAGTGAGCTCCCACTATTTTTCCTGTTTCCGGAACGATCCCCTTAATTGCCGAAAAAATGATCTTATCGGCCAGAGAGGCGGTGAGTTTTTTAAGCTCACTACCTACGAAGGCTGAAGGAACAGCAAAGATCAAGACGTCTGCATACTGGACAATTTCATTGATGTCCGTGCTCAGGCGTAGTTGCTCCGGCTTAAATTCTACCGCACTTAAATAGCTGGGGTTATGGTGTTCTCGTTTAAGGTGCTCCACGGCATAGACACTGCGCATGTACCAACCAATCTCCTCCAGATTCTCACAAAGCATTTTAGCGATGGCCGTAGCCCAGCTACCTCCCCCAATCACTCCAAATTTTTTACCCATGTTTTTTGAACTCTTCAATGTGTCGCTAAAATTAGTCAAATTCAAATTCATCTAACTCTATGAATATGAAGGGCATAAGTTTTTGGCATATACTTTGGTTTTACATTCACGAACTTTTAAAGTCACGATTATGAAAACGCTAAAGAATACTGCCGGATGGATGATATTAAGTTTACTCTTGGTTTCTTGTTATGCTGATGTTGTCTTAGAGGAGGAGATTATTGTGGTCGAACTAGAAATTAATGCCAATCAGGTGCTGAATGATTACGATCTGTGGTACCTCAATGTGGAGGCATCTCGAGGGAATGCTAATATTCCATTCCTGCAAAAGGCTTTCACACTGAGCTTTGATGCAGGTCAGCTGTTTGCCAACAATAATCTGGCAACAATAGGTGTGCAAGGAGGAGGCCTTGGATTGGCGGTAGGATTCTATGAGACTTTTGGTCCGGAGATCGATATCATACACGATCTTGACGGTGTCTACACCTTTCAGGTCATTCCACTTGACCACAAACGTATTGAGTTGTATCACGCACCCAGCGGTGCCTACTTCGTTTTGGAAGGTTATTATACCCATCAGTTTGACTACGATCGATTGTTTTATGAGAATATTCATTATTTCCTTCAGGAGTACGTGGCTTGGGAAAAGATATATACAAGTCAAGAAGGCGCACTCAATGAATTTGATCAAGAACACTTCCTCCAGTTCACGCCAACAGGGAATGATGGGAATTTTAAGAGCTCTCAGGATCAGAATGGCACGCGTATTGATTATTTATATTGGGATTACGAAGGTTGGTATACGGTAGTTCCGATTGCTGGAAATTCTAGCCTTAAAACTTTAACATTGGATTACGATTATCTGGGCAATGAGTTTTTTGAATTGTCCGTTATTAATGCAAATACTATTGCCTTGTACCATGTAGCGTCAGGTACGACCTACCATTTTAAAGGAAGAGGTTACATCCAGTACAAAATGGCTGGAGAGGGAAAAGTAAGAGAGAAACAGAAGGCCCTATCGAATAAAATCGAAACGGCCTTAAAAGAGAAGACATTGAAGATTAGTTGATTTTTTTGGTTGGTTATTTAGTTGGAAGCCGCTCGCTAGTGTTAATTAGTTGGGCGGTTTCTTTTTTTGCGACCTTTTCGAGGACACCGCATTGTAAGCCGCTCTAATAGGCTGTTTAAAGAAAGGATGAAACTTATTTTAAGTCAATACCAGCCTTTTTAAGAGCAGAGCGTTAGAGCGAAATTTTGTACCTTCATGTCTGCGAAAATCATTAACTAAAACACTATAAACTATGGGATTATTTTCATTCATTAAAAATGCTGGCGCCAAGCTAGGCATTGGAAAAAGTACTAAGGAGGAAGCTGCGGAAGCGGCTGCGGAAAAAGCGGCAGCTTTGCGTAAGGCCAATGAGAAAGCCGCAGCCAACATGAAGGAAACCGTCCATGATCTTGGCCTGGAAGTCGATAATCTAAAAATTGAGATCTCTGGAGATACAGCTACGGTCCATGGCAAGGCTACCGATCAAGCTACTAAGGAAAAAATCGTCCTTGTGGTTGGAAATACAGAGGGTATTGCTCAGGTTGATGATCGTATGGAAGTAGAACACACCGAGCCGGAAGCGCGTTTTTATACCGTTGAGAAAGGAGATTATCTCAGCAAAATAGCTAAAGAAATGTACGGTGATGCTATGAAATACAATGTAATTTTTGAAGCGAATAAGCCCATGCTTAAAGATCCCGATAAGATCTATCCGGGCCAGGTTTTACGCATTCCACACTTGGACACCTAGAACAGTGATCTTTTGATATAACCGTTTAAATCCTGCTCATCGAGCGGGATTTTTTTTGCTGTGTATTTCATCGAAACAGCACTTTTCCTGCTCTCAAAACTGTGTTACTTATCGACTGAGTTGACTACTTGAACGAAAACTTTGTAGGAATACGCCCTACATTGAATCAGCCACCCTACTTTAGCACCACCTCAAAATCATAATTGCAAGTTTTCGTGCTTTTTGGTTTTGAGTAATTATAAACAAACCCAAAACATAATATGATGAAAACTTTACAAAACACAGCAACTAGTCTTTTCAAATTTGCATTCGTATCTAGCGTGATCTATTTCTTCGTAATGCTAGTGATTACTTTAGACAAATTTTTCTGGTAGAATTAAAATAGAGGGACTCCGTTTTGAGAGATTCTTCTTTTTGCCTGTACACTCCAATCCGGACCCACAGGTCCCTATTCTTTTAGATGTTGAGGCAAAGTCTAATGATCTACCCTTTTATATGAAGCGATTTCTTCTATGGGCCGTTGGGGTCTTATTTTTAGCAATTTCCTGCGAGCAGGATGATTCGCTATCGTCTCTGGAAACGGAAACGGTACCTGAAATAGGAGAGTCGATAGAAATAGTTTTCTTAACGGGTAAATTGGAAGAGGAAGGTCTTTTGGAAGAGTATCTTAGGGCGGTTGATGCCGAGACTGTTTGGGATGAAACCTTTTTAATACAAGGGGTAGGCAAAAGTAAATCTCAGAATACCTGTGCTCAAATTGATCTTTTAGGTCACCAACAAGGATCATTTACTGTCGATTCAACAGAAGATGATCGCGTCGAATTTCTGTTTGTCACTAATCCTTCCTGGGCTATTGCAGCTACCTTCCTCCTTCTTGAACCTACCTCTAATTTTGAATTCCCTACGGGCGTAGTACAAGATTACTCCTTTCCCTTGTCTTATCGATGGCCGGAACAGGTTTCGGGGGCCGGTCATAGTTTTCCAATCAGCCAATTCAGATCAAAAGCTGGTAATCCGGAGCATTGTATCTCCATTGCAGGTTACGTCATTCTTTATAAAACGGATGAAAACGGTAGTGTGGTGGAGGCCAAACGGGCCCGCATAGATGGTGAACTTAAAAACACTCAGGGAAATATTCATGTAGTCCAACTTTGCCTGGAATCAGCCTGCCAATAAATCTACGCTCTAACGGTAAAAATTCATCTCATCCAAATAGGTATAGACCTCTTCAGGGAGCAATGGTCGTATGTTTCTTCCGGCTCCAATAGCCTTGCGAATAGCCGTACTCGAAATTTCAATGATCGGCGCGTTTACTCTGTGAATCTTGGGATGATCTAAAAATTCATCACGCACGGTATTGGGTCCCATTCTGGGATAAACGTATAATTCATGATGGGAGAGAATGGCTCCATAATTCTTCCATTTATGAAAGCTTTTTAGATTGTCTTCGCCCATGATCAAACTAAAATGATGCTGTGGGTATCTTTCTTCCAAATGAGCCAGGGTATTTACCGTATAGTTGGGTTGAGGAAGATCAAATTCGACAGTACTGGCCTCAATTTTTGGGTAATGCTCGACAGCACGTTGCACCAATTGATAGCGATGATGATTGTCGAGTAAGGTTTGCTTCTTTTTGTGGGGATTGTGCGGGGTGATGACCATCCAGACCTGATCGAGGTCACTGTACTCAGCAAAATGATTGGCCAGAATCAGGTGGCCGATATGTACCGGATTAAAGGAGCCGAAGAAAAGACCGATCTTATGAGCGCTCATGGCTATTTTCTGTACTTTGAGAGGGTTGCAGCGGTCGATCTACATATTCTTTGACCAGGGTATAGGCTTCGTTAAGGGCCGTAGGTAGGTCTTCATTCACGATAATATGATCAAATTGAGGAGCAGTAGCCAACTCTATCGAGGCTTTAGCTACACGCATATTGATCTTGTCTTCCGATTCTGTCTTCCGCTTCTTCAGACGAATCTTCAATTCTTCTATACTGGGGGGTTTAACAAAAACAGCTAGCGTCCGCTCAGGATAGATCTGTTTGATATCTAGGCCGCCAACGACATCTATATCAAAAATAACATTTTTACCCTCAGCCCATATGCGTTCCACCTCACTTTTAAGGGTTCCGTAGAAATTATCTCGATATACTTCTTCCCATTCTAGGAAGGAATCGCTTTTAATTCGCGACTTGAACTCCTCCAGGGAGAGAAAATAATAGTCTACTCCATCCTTTTCGGTGCCACGTGGAGCTCTTGAGGTAGCCGATATGCTAAAGGCTAGATTGAGTTCCTCTTTACTTAATAAATGCCGAACAATAGTTGTCTTACCACTACCGGAGGGCGCTGAAAATACAATGAGCTTACCGCCTTTCATTACAATACGTTAAGCATTTGTTCCTTGATTTTCTCTAATTCGTCCTTCATGCGTACCACAATTTTCTGCATAGGGGCGTAATTGGACTTAGATCCAATGGTATTAATTTCCCGTCCAATTTCCTGAGCGATAAATCCTAATTTTTTTCCATTGGAGTCCGCAGAATTCAGCGCCTGTAAAAAGTAATCCAGGTGGTTCTGCAGCCGCACTTTCTCTTCGGTGATGTCGTATTTTTCTAGGTAGTAGGTCAGTTCTTGTTCAAAGCGATTCTCGTCCACTTTCTCCTTGAGTTCGCTGACCGCTTTTTCCAAACGGTCTTTTACGCCTTCCATTCGCTCCGGATCCAGGGTTCGAACTTCCTCTAGTAGCGCACTGATGTTTTTGATGCGCTTTTCAAAATCGACCTTAAGTGCTTGTCCCTCGTCAGACCGGTATGTATTGATAGCCTCTAAAGCTCGATCCAGGCCGGAAAGGATCGTTTGGTATTCTTCCGAATCGATCTCGTCGCGCTCCGTTTTAAGAGCATCCGGAAGACGGATGGCCATTTTCAAATGATCAATCTCGTCCCCATCTGCAATTTGCTTTAGTTGGGCGATGTATTGTTTGACGACCCCTTCGTTGATGGCGGTATTCGTTTCCTCCCCATTCAGCTCTACATAGAGGCTAAGGTCTATTTTTCCACGCTGTAGTGCTTTCGCCGTTAAATTGCGAAGCTCCAGCTCTTTTTCACGGTAAAAGGAGGGAATGCGCGCATTCAAATCCAGGTTCTTGCTATTGAGCGATTTGACCTCGATCGTAATTTTCTTTCCGGGAAGTTGAATGACCTCTTTCCCGAAACCCGTCATACTTTGTATCATGGGTGCAAAGATAGGGAAAAAGCCATGCTTCTAATTAGTTTTCGAGAGCAAGCCTATGTACTGTTGTTTGTTTCAGGATGCCCCGTAAACAATTGGAAATTTTAGATTGCACCAATTTAACAGGGATCAAAATTTGCGGTTGCCGCTTGAGTCAAAATGATTTTTTAAAAATAGTTCCATCTTGAAAATCATCCAGCCTAAGCCTGCCAGGAGCAGTCCGACAGTCCATAACCCGCGGTAAGGCACCTTCAGAACCATCAGTAAAAGCCCAATGGCCAATAAAAACAAAGTGAAACGAAAAAGTATTTGAGCTGCTTTCTTATTGGCTACTTCCCAGACTTCAGGTCCAGCCATGGATCGCGGTGTTCGATAGCCGTAAATATAATTGATCGACTTGGGAGGATATCTCCAATAAATCCAGGCAATGATCACCAAAGGCACTGTTGTAATCAGTATGGAAATATCTTCTGTGTGCATCTATGCTGCTGAAATTCCACTAAAAATCTGCATGACTTCCGGGCGATTTATAATTCCCGTATGGTAATGTTGCGATACCAGACTTTATCATCGTGGTCTTGCAAGGCAATATGTCCTGATCTGTATTTTCCAAAGTCTTTCCAGTCGGCAAACTTAGAATCAGCCACCATGGCTTCCCATTCGGGTCCGTGTACCGGGAATTCTACAATTTGAGTACCGTTGAGCTCCACGACACCTTTATTGGCCTCATGATCGATCCGGATCATTACTTTATTCCATTCACCGGCCGGCTTGGCCACATCTTGAGCGGGTTCGATCATGTCGTAGAGGGCACCAGCTTGATGGGTCTTACCGCCTACATTGGCATCCGGATGTCGCTCGTTATCGAGTACCTGAATTTCCGGTCCGGTCAGGTAGGGTTCGCGAAGATCATCGCGTTCCTGTACCCCCCACATGATTCCACTATTTCCTCCTTCTGAAATTTTCCATTCCAGATTAAGTTCGAAATTGGTAAACCGATCTTTAGTGATCAGATTTTCTTTGCGCCCTTGCTGAGGCGTAAACACCAGATTGCCTTCTTCTACACTCCACAACTGAATGCTATCCAGGTTGTAGGCTTTCCAATGTTCCAGATTTTCGCCATCAAAAAGGACTTTGACCTCTTGAGGTTCAGGCATGGTAGCTACGGTATCCATGCTCGTTTCTTCCGTGGCTTCATTGTTAGCTTGTTCTTTACAGCTAGTTGCAATAACTAAGGTGATTACGCTGAATAGGGATAATAGTCTCATGGTTTTGGTTTATTTAAGTCCTAGAATAGCTTTAAGGTTTTCTTTGTCAATTTCAGCCCCTGCAAAATCATCGAAAGCCTTTTGTGTGGCTTCAATAATATGGCTTTGAATAAAGGGAGCTCCTTCTCGAGCGCCCTGTTCTGGTGATTTGATACAACATTCCCATTCCATTACCGCCCAGACATCGCAGCCGTACTGGGTGAGCTTGGAGAAAATGGTCTTAAAATCAATTTGTCCGTCGCCCGGAGAACGGTACCGTCCCGCGCGATCGATCCAATCTCCATAACCGCCAAAGGCGCCTTTCTTCCCGGTAGGATTGAATTCGGAATCTTTGACATGGAAACACTTGATGAACTCGTGATAATGATCAATGTATTCGATATAATCCAATTGTTGCAGAACAAAATGGCTAGGATCGTAAAGAATATTCACCCGTTTATGATTTCCGGTAGCTTCCAGAAAACGTTCAAAGGTCACGCCATCGTGTAAATCTTCGCCGGGATGAATTTCATAACATACGTCTACCCCCTGTTCCTCAAATTCATTGAGCAATGGCATCCAGCGCTTGGCCAACTCTTCAAAGCCCATCTCTACCAATCCGGCAGGACGTTGAGGCCAGGGATGGAAAGTATGCCACAGCAAAGCGCCACTAAACGTAGCGTGTACATCGATACCCAGATGCCGACTTGCACGTGCGGCACTGATCAATTGATTACGCGCCCATTCGGTACGTTTTTTCGGATTGTTTTGACAGTCTTCCGGCGCGAAATTATCGAACATTAAATCATAGGCCGGATGAACGGCAATCAATTGTCCTTGTAAGTGGGTGGACAGTTCCGTGACTTCCAAACCGTAATCGTTGATCTGACCTTTCCATTCATCACAATAGATTTTACTTTTGCCAGCCAGTTCCAGATCGATCAATCGCTTTTCCCAGGTAGGGATTTGAATGCCTTTATAACCCAGATCGGCAGCCCATTTGCACAGGCCATCCAAAGAGTTGAACGGAGCTTCATCGTCCATAAACTGGGCGAGAAAAACAGCGGGTCCTTTAATCGTTTTCATGCGCTAAATTGCTTTATTTATTCGTTTAGGGTTACCCAAGCTGCATTATCGTCACTACTCGCAACTGCAGCGTAGATGAACTGCATCCCACGCAGGCCATCGGCCACCGTAGGAAAGTCGGGGTTTTCACTGGGTCGTTCTCCTTCATTGATTGCGTTTAATTCCTGAGCAAAACTGCGATAGATCGTGGCGAAGCCCTCCAAGTAGCCTTCCGGATGTCCGGCGGGAACACGTACGTATTCGTTTACACTTTCGTAAACACCGTTACCCCCCGGCGTATAAACTTGCTTGGGCTGATCGAGCCAGCGTACAATCAGTTCATTGGGATTTTCTTGTCTCCATTCGGCACTGCCTTTGGTGCCGTAGATGCGAACCGCTAAGTTGTTTTCTTCTCCGGTTGCGATCTGCGAAAAAGTCATGGTTCCTTTGGCGCCGTTCTCGAAGCGCAGCAACACATTACCATCATCGTCTAAGGTTCTGCCGTCTCCAAACGCGGTCAGATCGGCTGAAATTTCACTAAGGGATAAACCGGTGATGTATTCCACCAAATTTTCTGCGTGTGTTCCAATATCGCCCAAAGCCCCTCCTATGCCGGAGCGTTTAGGGTCAGTACGCCAGGCGGCTTGTTTTTGACCGCTTTTTTCTACTGCGGTCGCCAGCCACCCTTGAAGATACTGCACGTTGACTTTCCGAATCGTACCCAGATCGCCCTCGGCAATCATTTTTCGCGCTTGACGCACCATGGGATAGCCCGTATAATTGTGCGTAAGGGCAAACACCTTTCCGCTTTTGGCGACCACCTCTTGCAGCTCGTAGGCTTCGTCTAGAGTGAGGGTAACCGGCTTATCGCAAATCACATGAAAACCGTGCTCCAAAGCCATTTTAGCCGGAGGAAAATGCATAAAGTTGGGCGTTACGATAGAGACGAAGTCCATACGCTTTTCAACAGGAAGTTGCGCCTCCTTTTCGATCATTTCTTCAAAATTAGCGTAGGCCCTGCTTTCGTCTATGCCTAATGCTTTCGCGGAAGCGATACTTTTCTCTGCCGTAGAAGAGAAGGCACCGCATACCAGATCAATCATCCCGTCTATGCTGGAAGCTTTGCGATGAACATCACCGATAAAACTGCCGGCACCGCCGCCTACCATTCCCATTTTTAATCGCGCCATATTATAAATTTTTAGCTTCTACTTTTTCATTTTTAAAGAAGATAGCAAAGAATATCATAACGGCCACAGCAAAAATGACCGGGAAGGTCCAAATGCCATTCCAATTGTGCTCGCCTTCAGTGATCAAATTGTAATCCGTGACCTTACCGGCAATCATAAATCCGATCAGCATGCCCAAGCCGTAAGTCGCCAGCGTAATTAGTCCCTGCGCGGCACTTTTGAATTTGGGTCCTGCCTTGCTGTCAGTGTAGATCTGTCCGGACACAAAAAAGAAATCGTAACAGATCCCGTGGAGCGCAATTCCAATAAGAAGCATAAAAGCTAATTCACCGGCATTGCCGTAGGCGAAAAGGAGGTAGCGTACCGCCCAGGCCGCCATACCTATAATCAAAGTGATTTTGATCCCAAATCGTTTAAAAAACAAGGGCAGGAGAAGCATAAAGATTACTTCTGAAATCTGACCAATGGAGGCTTTGGCTGTGGAATTCTCCACCCCTAATTCGGTCAGAAACGGACTTAAATTTTGATAGTAAAAGGCCAAAGGGATACAGATCAGAATGGACGACAAAAAGAAGACTGCAAAATTGCGATCTTTGAGTAAGGAGAGCGCATCAAGTCCCAGTATTTCACGTATGCTTAATTTCTCCCCTTTATCTGCAGTAGGGGGTGTTTTAGGCAAAGTAAAGCTGAAAACTCCTAACACCGCCGATGCAATGGCGGTCATTAAAAAGGTGTTTTGCAACATCCCCTGAGCGATATTCTCAGCACTATCCCAACTAAAGGCCAGGCTGATCACGAATCCGGAAACAATCCAACCGATAGTACCAAACACCCGAATGTAGGAGAACTCTTTAGCCGGATCTTTAAGTTGCCGGAATGCAACCGAATTCACTAGTGCCAAGGTGGGCATATAGGCGATCATATACCCCAACACATAGGGATAAAACGCGGTAAAGTCGGTGGCATAAGCCATTTGATACATCAAAAAGGCGCCTATCAGGTGAAGTACGCCCAAAATGCGTTCGGCATTAAAATAGCGATCGGCAATCAAGCCAATGATAAAAGGCGCGATGATGGCCCCCCAGGATTGGGTGGAAAAGGCGGCGCCAATCTCTACGGCATTAGCGCTTAAATTTTCTCCCATAAAGGTGCCCAAGGTCACAAACCAGCCTCCCCAGATAAAGAATTCCAGGAACATCATGATGGAAAGTTGAGCGCGAACGAATGATTTCATAGTGGTGTGGTTAGGATTTGGTTATTTCAATTTTTGAGCGGCAGTCAGCAGTAGATCCCGGGTGCGATTAATTCCTTCTATGGGATCGGCCAGGTCACCTTCATATTCAATTCCGATATAGCCGCGGTAGCCAGCCTCTTTGATGATCTGGAGAATACGCTGATAGTCCAGTTTGGTCTCCTGCCCCTCTGTGTCAAAATTATAGGCTTTGGCGGAGACCGCTTTCGCGAAAGGCATCATTTCTTGAATACCCTGGTAGATAGGATATTCCTTGACGCAGGGAGTGCCCCAGCGCTCGCCGTCTTCCCGCTCTAAGCAAAAATTTCCAAAGTCCGGCAAGGTGCCGCAATTGTCCATATTTACGGCTTGAATGACTTCGACTACCAGGGCAGCATTGGAGGAGAGTTCGCCGTGGTTTTCCACCAGGACGTTGATATTTTTTGTTTTCGCGTAAGCAGACAATTTGGAGAGTCCGTCTACGGAAGCCTTTTTCCAGGCCTCCCGATCTTTTTCTCCAAACAGGTTGACCCGCACCGAATGGCATCCTAAAGCTTGAGCGGCATCTACCCATTTTTTGTGGAATTCTACGGCTTGATCGCGCCCTTCTTGAGTGCTTGCAGCCAGATCTCCTTCATGATCGATCATGATCAGGACATTTTCAATGCCGTGTTTGT includes:
- a CDS encoding Gfo/Idh/MocA family oxidoreductase; protein product: MARLKMGMVGGGAGSFIGDVHRKASSIDGMIDLVCGAFSSTAEKSIASAKALGIDESRAYANFEEMIEKEAQLPVEKRMDFVSIVTPNFMHFPPAKMALEHGFHVICDKPVTLTLDEAYELQEVVAKSGKVFALTHNYTGYPMVRQARKMIAEGDLGTIRKVNVQYLQGWLATAVEKSGQKQAAWRTDPKRSGIGGALGDIGTHAENLVEYITGLSLSEISADLTAFGDGRTLDDDGNVLLRFENGAKGTMTFSQIATGEENNLAVRIYGTKGSAEWRQENPNELIVRWLDQPKQVYTPGGNGVYESVNEYVRVPAGHPEGYLEGFATIYRSFAQELNAINEGERPSENPDFPTVADGLRGMQFIYAAVASSDDNAAWVTLNE
- a CDS encoding NAD(P)H-dependent glycerol-3-phosphate dehydrogenase, which translates into the protein MGKKFGVIGGGSWATAIAKMLCENLEEIGWYMRSVYAVEHLKREHHNPSYLSAVEFKPEQLRLSTDINEIVQYADVLIFAVPSAFVGSELKKLTASLADKIIFSAIKGIVPETGKIVGAHFHEVYNIPFEDIGVITGPCHAEEVALERLSYLTIACADEAKARLVADHLSSDYIKTTLSDDTIGTEYAAMLKNIYAIAAGIAHGLGYGDNFQSVLMSNAIREMRKFIKKVHKMKRDINDSAYLGDLLVTGYSVFSRNRFFGNMIGKGYTVKSAQLEMNMVAEGYYATRSAYQLNQELGAKTPIINAVNRILYENKDPKQVFKKLTDKLD
- a CDS encoding YicC family protein — encoded protein: MIQSMTGFGKEVIQLPGKKITIEVKSLNSKNLDLNARIPSFYREKELELRNLTAKALQRGKIDLSLYVELNGEETNTAINEGVVKQYIAQLKQIADGDEIDHLKMAIRLPDALKTERDEIDSEEYQTILSGLDRALEAINTYRSDEGQALKVDFEKRIKNISALLEEVRTLDPERMEGVKDRLEKAVSELKEKVDENRFEQELTYYLEKYDITEEKVRLQNHLDYFLQALNSADSNGKKLGFIAQEIGREINTIGSKSNYAPMQKIVVRMKDELEKIKEQMLNVL
- the lysM gene encoding peptidoglycan-binding protein LysM, with amino-acid sequence MGLFSFIKNAGAKLGIGKSTKEEAAEAAAEKAAALRKANEKAAANMKETVHDLGLEVDNLKIEISGDTATVHGKATDQATKEKIVLVVGNTEGIAQVDDRMEVEHTEPEARFYTVEKGDYLSKIAKEMYGDAMKYNVIFEANKPMLKDPDKIYPGQVLRIPHLDT
- the nadD gene encoding nicotinate (nicotinamide) nucleotide adenylyltransferase; the encoded protein is MSAHKIGLFFGSFNPVHIGHLILANHFAEYSDLDQVWMVITPHNPHKKKQTLLDNHHRYQLVQRAVEHYPKIEASTVEFDLPQPNYTVNTLAHLEERYPQHHFSLIMGEDNLKSFHKWKNYGAILSHHELYVYPRMGPNTVRDEFLDHPKIHRVNAPIIEISSTAIRKAIGAGRNIRPLLPEEVYTYLDEMNFYR
- a CDS encoding nucleoside permease translates to MKSFVRAQLSIMMFLEFFIWGGWFVTLGTFMGENLSANAVEIGAAFSTQSWGAIIAPFIIGLIADRYFNAERILGVLHLIGAFLMYQMAYATDFTAFYPYVLGYMIAYMPTLALVNSVAFRQLKDPAKEFSYIRVFGTIGWIVSGFVISLAFSWDSAENIAQGMLQNTFLMTAIASAVLGVFSFTLPKTPPTADKGEKLSIREILGLDALSLLKDRNFAVFFLSSILICIPLAFYYQNLSPFLTELGVENSTAKASIGQISEVIFMLLLPLFFKRFGIKITLIIGMAAWAVRYLLFAYGNAGELAFMLLIGIALHGICYDFFFVSGQIYTDSKAGPKFKSAAQGLITLATYGLGMLIGFMIAGKVTDYNLITEGEHNWNGIWTFPVIFAVAVMIFFAIFFKNEKVEAKNL
- a CDS encoding DUF1080 domain-containing protein, with amino-acid sequence MRLLSLFSVITLVIATSCKEQANNEATEETSMDTVATMPEPQEVKVLFDGENLEHWKAYNLDSIQLWSVEEGNLVFTPQQGRKENLITKDRFTNFELNLEWKISEGGNSGIMWGVQERDDLREPYLTGPEIQVLDNERHPDANVGGKTHQAGALYDMIEPAQDVAKPAGEWNKVMIRIDHEANKGVVELNGTQIVEFPVHGPEWEAMVADSKFADWKDFGKYRSGHIALQDHDDKVWYRNITIREL
- a CDS encoding nicotinic acid mononucleotide adenyltransferase yields the protein MKTLKNTAGWMILSLLLVSCYADVVLEEEIIVVELEINANQVLNDYDLWYLNVEASRGNANIPFLQKAFTLSFDAGQLFANNNLATIGVQGGGLGLAVGFYETFGPEIDIIHDLDGVYTFQVIPLDHKRIELYHAPSGAYFVLEGYYTHQFDYDRLFYENIHYFLQEYVAWEKIYTSQEGALNEFDQEHFLQFTPTGNDGNFKSSQDQNGTRIDYLYWDYEGWYTVVPIAGNSSLKTLTLDYDYLGNEFFELSVINANTIALYHVASGTTYHFKGRGYIQYKMAGEGKVREKQKALSNKIETALKEKTLKIS
- a CDS encoding sugar phosphate isomerase/epimerase — encoded protein: MKTIKGPAVFLAQFMDDEAPFNSLDGLCKWAADLGYKGIQIPTWEKRLIDLELAGKSKIYCDEWKGQINDYGLEVTELSTHLQGQLIAVHPAYDLMFDNFAPEDCQNNPKKRTEWARNQLISAARASRHLGIDVHATFSGALLWHTFHPWPQRPAGLVEMGFEELAKRWMPLLNEFEEQGVDVCYEIHPGEDLHDGVTFERFLEATGNHKRVNILYDPSHFVLQQLDYIEYIDHYHEFIKCFHVKDSEFNPTGKKGAFGGYGDWIDRAGRYRSPGDGQIDFKTIFSKLTQYGCDVWAVMEWECCIKSPEQGAREGAPFIQSHIIEATQKAFDDFAGAEIDKENLKAILGLK
- the gmk gene encoding guanylate kinase is translated as MKGGKLIVFSAPSGSGKTTIVRHLLSKEELNLAFSISATSRAPRGTEKDGVDYYFLSLEEFKSRIKSDSFLEWEEVYRDNFYGTLKSEVERIWAEGKNVIFDIDVVGGLDIKQIYPERTLAVFVKPPSIEELKIRLKKRKTESEDKINMRVAKASIELATAPQFDHIIVNEDLPTALNEAYTLVKEYVDRPLQPSQSTENSHERS
- a CDS encoding sugar phosphate isomerase/epimerase → MKRIFILSVLIAFSLNACKDKMEQTDSKADLDPQNGTQTAPFFDISLAQWSLHAPMQSGALSPMHFAKKAADLNFKGIEYVSQLYTDEIEKLGFQTVVDSLKAESDKHGIENVLIMIDHEGDLAASTQEGRDQAVEFHKKWVDAAQALGCHSVRVNLFGEKDREAWKKASVDGLSKLSAYAKTKNINVLVENHGELSSNAALVVEVIQAVNMDNCGTLPDFGNFCLEREDGERWGTPCVKEYPIYQGIQEMMPFAKAVSAKAYNFDTEGQETKLDYQRILQIIKEAGYRGYIGIEYEGDLADPIEGINRTRDLLLTAAQKLK